One window of the Pseudomonas lurida genome contains the following:
- a CDS encoding proline--tRNA ligase, with the protein MRTSQYLLATQKETPSDAVVISHQLMLRAGMIRKLASGLYTWLPMGLKVMRKVEAIVREEMNAAGSLEVLMPSTQPAELWQESGRWEEYGPELLRFKDRHGRDFCAGPTHEEVITDLMRNELSSYKQLPLNLYQIQTKFRDEIRPRFGLMRGREFIMKDAYSFHADQASLQVTYDRMHTAYCNVFTRLGLKFRPVEADNGSIGGAGSHEFHVLAESGEDDIVFSNGSDYAANIEKAEAVPRETSRPAPTEELRLVDTPETKTIAALVEKFNLPIEKTIKTLIVRAEEEGKLIALVIRGDHELNEIKAAQQPGVASPLVMATDAELRDAIGAGAGSLGPLNLPLPIIIDRSVELMSDFGIGANIDDKHYFGVNWERDLPVPTVADLRNVVAGDPSPDGKGTLEIKRGIEVGHIFQLGNKYSKAMKCEVLGENGKPITLEMGCYGIGVSRVVAAAIEQNNDEKGIIWSDALAPFQIALVPLRYETEQVREATDKLYAELTAAGFEVLLDDRDKKTSPGIKFADMELIGIPHRIVVSDRGLADGNLEYKSRTEAEAQPLPVADVLSFLQARIRR; encoded by the coding sequence ATGCGTACCAGTCAATATTTGCTCGCCACACAGAAAGAAACGCCTTCCGACGCGGTCGTGATCAGCCACCAGCTGATGCTGCGTGCCGGCATGATCCGCAAACTGGCCTCCGGCCTGTACACCTGGCTGCCCATGGGCTTGAAGGTGATGCGCAAGGTCGAAGCCATCGTTCGTGAAGAAATGAACGCCGCCGGCTCTCTGGAAGTGTTGATGCCGAGCACTCAACCGGCTGAACTGTGGCAGGAATCCGGGCGCTGGGAAGAGTACGGCCCGGAGTTGCTGCGCTTCAAGGACCGTCATGGCCGCGATTTCTGCGCCGGCCCGACCCATGAAGAAGTCATCACCGACCTGATGCGCAACGAGCTGAGCAGCTACAAGCAGCTGCCGCTGAACCTGTATCAGATCCAGACCAAGTTCCGTGACGAAATCCGCCCACGCTTCGGTTTGATGCGCGGCCGCGAATTCATCATGAAGGACGCCTATTCGTTCCACGCTGACCAGGCGTCGCTGCAGGTCACCTATGACCGCATGCACACCGCCTACTGCAACGTGTTCACGCGCCTGGGCCTGAAATTCCGCCCGGTTGAAGCGGATAACGGCTCCATCGGCGGCGCCGGTTCCCACGAATTCCACGTGCTGGCCGAGTCCGGCGAAGACGATATCGTGTTCAGCAACGGCTCCGACTACGCCGCGAACATCGAGAAAGCCGAAGCGGTGCCGCGGGAAACCTCCCGTCCTGCGCCGACTGAAGAACTGCGCCTAGTGGATACGCCAGAGACCAAGACCATCGCGGCCCTGGTGGAAAAATTCAATCTGCCGATTGAAAAGACCATCAAGACCCTGATCGTGCGCGCCGAAGAAGAAGGCAAGCTGATCGCCCTGGTGATCCGTGGCGACCACGAACTCAACGAAATCAAGGCTGCCCAGCAACCTGGCGTGGCCAGCCCGCTGGTCATGGCCACCGACGCCGAACTGCGCGACGCCATCGGCGCCGGTGCCGGTTCGCTCGGCCCGCTGAACCTGCCGCTGCCGATCATCATCGACCGCTCGGTCGAGCTGATGAGCGACTTCGGTATCGGTGCCAACATCGACGACAAGCACTACTTCGGCGTGAACTGGGAGCGCGACCTGCCCGTTCCGACCGTGGCCGACCTGCGTAACGTGGTCGCCGGTGACCCAAGCCCGGATGGCAAGGGCACCCTGGAAATCAAGCGCGGCATCGAAGTCGGGCACATCTTCCAGCTGGGCAACAAGTACAGCAAGGCGATGAAGTGCGAAGTGCTGGGCGAGAACGGCAAGCCGATCACCCTGGAAATGGGCTGCTACGGCATTGGCGTGTCCCGCGTGGTCGCGGCTGCCATCGAGCAGAACAACGACGAGAAAGGCATCATCTGGAGTGACGCCCTGGCGCCGTTCCAGATCGCCCTGGTACCGCTGCGTTATGAAACCGAGCAAGTGCGCGAAGCCACCGACAAGCTGTATGCCGAATTGACGGCGGCTGGTTTTGAAGTGCTGCTCGATGACCGGGACAAGAAAACCAGCCCGGGCATCAAGTTCGCCGACATGGAACTGATTGGCATCCCACACCGGATCGTGGTCAGTGACCGCGGCCTGGCCGATGGCAATCTGGAATACAAGAGCCGGACCGAAGCCGAAGCCCAACCGTTGCCGGTGGCTGACGTGCTGTCTTTCCTTCAGGCGCGTATTCGTCGCTGA